The following are from one region of the Nicotiana tabacum cultivar K326 chromosome 3, ASM71507v2, whole genome shotgun sequence genome:
- the LOC142176558 gene encoding uncharacterized protein LOC142176558: MKGVMRFGKKGKLSPHYIGPYRIPRKIGQVAYELEFPQELAAVHPVFHVSMLKKFMGDPSLVVPTEVIGVKDGLSYEEIPVAILDHQICKLKTKEIASVKVLWRNQKVKEATWEAEEDMKSRYPLLFEEQKENVEVYQLAVQFEFQYLQFFSSAVLQTSAIQMC, translated from the exons ATGAAAggagttatgagatttgggaagaaggggaaactTAGTCCCCACTATATTGGTCCATATAGAATCCCGCGAAAGATCGGACAAgtggcttatgagttagaatttccacAAGAACTAGCTGctgtacacccggtgtttcatgtgtccatgttgaagaaattCATGGGAGACCCGTCACTTGTGGTTCCTACAGAGGTTATAGGGGTTAAAGACGGCCTGTCTTACGAAGAAATTCCAGTGGCTATTCTTGATCATCAAATCTGCAAGCTCAAAACTAAGGAAattgcttcagtaaaagtgctTTGGAGGAATCAAAAGGTTAAAGAGGCTACATGGGAAGCCGAGGaggacatgaagtctagatatcccctTCTCTTTGAAGAGCAAAAGGAAAATGTGGAAG TTTATCAGCTAGCAGTTCAGTTTGagtttcagtatttacagttCTTTTCTTCAGCTGTTTTACaaaccagtgcaattcaaatgtgctga